From the Selenomonas timonae genome, one window contains:
- a CDS encoding fumarate hydratase: MRELSAKAITENVAEMCKEAAYYLPNDVYEGLKKGRETEESPVGRVVLDQIIRNAEIAREEDRPYCQDTGMTIVFVEIGQDLHITDGLLEDAINEGIAKGYTEGYLRKSVVAEPLFNRKNTQNNTPGVIYTKIVAGDKLSITIAPKGFGSENKSGVKMLVPADGVEGVKKAVMEIIQHAGPNPCPPEVVGVGIGGTMDQAALLSKKALTRSIDQRHPMPEYAKLEGELLEMINKTGIGPQLGGTTTALAVNVEWGATHIAGLPVAVTICCHALRHAHRVL; this comes from the coding sequence TTGCGAGAGCTAAGCGCAAAAGCAATCACGGAGAACGTCGCCGAGATGTGCAAAGAAGCGGCGTACTATCTCCCGAATGATGTCTACGAGGGACTCAAAAAGGGGCGAGAGACGGAGGAGTCACCCGTAGGAAGAGTCGTATTGGATCAGATCATTCGCAATGCTGAGATCGCACGCGAGGAAGATCGTCCCTACTGCCAGGATACGGGCATGACCATCGTGTTTGTGGAGATCGGGCAGGATCTGCACATCACGGACGGTCTCCTCGAGGATGCGATCAACGAGGGCATCGCCAAGGGGTATACGGAGGGGTATCTGCGCAAGTCGGTCGTTGCAGAGCCGCTTTTCAACCGCAAGAACACCCAGAACAACACGCCAGGCGTCATCTATACGAAGATCGTCGCGGGCGACAAGCTGAGCATCACGATTGCGCCGAAGGGCTTTGGTTCGGAAAATAAGTCCGGCGTCAAGATGCTCGTTCCTGCGGACGGTGTCGAGGGCGTGAAGAAGGCCGTCATGGAGATCATTCAGCATGCAGGCCCGAATCCGTGCCCGCCCGAGGTGGTCGGTGTCGGCATCGGAGGAACGATGGATCAGGCGGCACTCCTCTCGAAGAAGGCACTCACGCGCTCGATCGATCAGCGCCATCCGATGCCGGAGTATGCCAAGCTCGAGGGTGAGCTCCTCGAGATGATCAACAAGACGGGCATCGGCCCCCAGCTGGGCGGCACGACAACTGCACTTGCCGTGAACGTTGAGTGGGGGGCGACGCACATTGCGGGTCTCCCCGTTGCAGTGACGATCTGCTGCCATGCACTCAGGCACGCACATCGCGTCCTGTAA
- a CDS encoding HAMP domain-containing protein: MPLDQFDATSRPWYQRAESKEGVQVNDVDNLKWAMIAGLLLSLVVLSALLYKIAQSTAAPLENMAGAAQEVAKGNLAIQPPQRDRDDEIGQLHNSLLTMVKNLRELIQKTAQTSEHLAAASEQLTASTDQSAQGTQSAAEAIVKITGSTIEQNEVVDESFKTVDGITHAIAEGARRRRRQAGQSGGRAV; this comes from the coding sequence GTGCCGCTCGATCAGTTCGATGCGACGAGCCGTCCATGGTATCAGCGTGCCGAATCAAAGGAAGGCGTACAAGTCAACGATGTGGACAACCTCAAATGGGCAATGATTGCGGGGCTGCTGCTCTCGCTCGTTGTCCTCAGTGCACTGCTCTACAAGATCGCACAGTCCACTGCAGCGCCGCTGGAGAATATGGCAGGTGCGGCGCAGGAGGTTGCAAAGGGCAATCTCGCCATTCAGCCGCCTCAGCGCGACCGTGACGATGAGATCGGACAGCTGCACAACTCCCTGCTCACAATGGTCAAAAACCTGCGCGAGCTGATTCAAAAGACTGCGCAGACCTCAGAGCATCTTGCTGCCGCATCCGAGCAGCTGACTGCCTCGACAGATCAGTCGGCGCAGGGTACACAGAGCGCGGCAGAGGCGATCGTCAAGATCACGGGCAGCACGATCGAGCAGAACGAGGTCGTCGATGAGTCCTTCAAGACGGTTGACGGCATCACACACGCCATCGCAGAAGGAGCACGTCGGCGAAGGCGTCAAGCAGGTCAATCAGGCGGGCGAGCAGTTTGA
- the rdgB gene encoding RdgB/HAM1 family non-canonical purine NTP pyrophosphatase, whose product MGEKIILIATSNEGKVREMEKAFEGLPVRLVPLSRIREVLPDAGEIEEPIEDGATFLENARIKAHYYRERTRLAALADDSGLSVEVLDGAPGVFSARYAGVHGDDAANNAKLIADIRASGTENAAAAYHCALVLVFEDGRELGAEGTCTGFIRPEARGTGGFGYDPHFYRADGRSMAELSREEKHEISHRGAALDMMKQLLMERGVV is encoded by the coding sequence ATGGGAGAAAAGATCATACTGATTGCCACATCAAATGAGGGCAAGGTGCGTGAGATGGAGAAGGCATTCGAAGGCCTGCCTGTGCGTCTCGTGCCGCTCTCGCGCATCCGTGAAGTTTTGCCGGATGCGGGGGAGATCGAAGAACCGATTGAGGATGGAGCGACTTTTCTGGAAAACGCACGGATTAAGGCTCATTACTACCGGGAGCGGACGAGGCTTGCTGCGCTTGCCGATGACTCGGGACTCTCGGTGGAGGTGCTGGACGGTGCACCGGGTGTTTTCTCTGCGCGCTATGCGGGCGTGCATGGCGACGACGCGGCGAACAATGCAAAGCTGATTGCGGACATTCGGGCGAGCGGCACGGAGAATGCCGCCGCTGCCTATCACTGTGCGCTTGTACTTGTGTTTGAGGATGGGCGGGAGCTCGGTGCAGAGGGGACGTGTACGGGATTCATCCGCCCTGAGGCGCGCGGGACGGGCGGGTTTGGCTATGATCCGCATTTCTACCGTGCAGACGGACGTTCGATGGCAGAGCTCTCGCGCGAGGAGAAACATGAGATCAGTCATCGCGGTGCGGCACTCGACATGATGAAACAATTGCTGATGGAAAGAGGTGTCGTGTGA
- the sdhA gene encoding succinate dehydrogenase flavoprotein subunit, with the protein MAKVPENNIAIIGGGLAGLLAALKICEGGGKVDLFSYCPVKRSHSLCAQGGMNACMDTKGEHDSVYEHFDDTVYGGDFLADQLAVKGMVEAAPRLVKMFDRMGVPFNRTPEGVLDLRNFGGQKNKRTVFAGSTTGQQLLYALDEQVRRWEVKGKVTKYEFWEYIRAIKNKDGIVRGLVAQNMNSNEIKAFPADVVILATGGPGQVFGRCTASTICNGSAVSSAYQQGAHIGNPEFIQIHPTAIPGSDKNRLMSEACRGEGGRVWTYKDGKPWYFLEEMYPAYGNLVPRDVASRAIFKVCVHMGLGVNNDRRVYLDLSHISADYLEHKLGGILEMYSEFVGQDPRKVPMEIFPSVHYSMGGIWVDRMHHTNIPGLMAAGECDHQYHGANRLGANSLLSASYSGYVAGPESLRWARSGELGAALTEEELEAARKECVAEFDKIRNMTGSENAHKLHQEMGEIMYDYVSIERDNKGLDICLEKLKGILKRWDDIGVTDHGTWANQEAMFVRQLRNMILYAMAVTKAARCRDESRGAHAKILLDDKGERMTDADGELMFYGRDDERFMKTSIVDYDPKTEEPVVSYMEFEHSLIKARARNYAVAKKE; encoded by the coding sequence ATGGCTAAAGTACCAGAAAATAACATTGCGATCATCGGCGGCGGTCTGGCGGGGCTTCTCGCTGCGCTGAAGATCTGCGAGGGCGGCGGCAAGGTCGACCTCTTTTCCTACTGCCCGGTGAAGCGCTCTCACTCGCTCTGCGCACAGGGCGGCATGAACGCCTGCATGGATACAAAGGGCGAACATGACAGTGTCTATGAGCACTTTGACGATACGGTCTACGGCGGCGACTTCCTCGCCGATCAGCTCGCGGTCAAGGGCATGGTTGAGGCGGCACCGCGTCTGGTCAAGATGTTTGACCGTATGGGCGTTCCGTTCAACCGCACGCCGGAGGGTGTACTCGACCTCCGTAACTTCGGTGGCCAGAAGAATAAGCGCACGGTCTTTGCAGGCTCTACGACCGGCCAGCAGCTTCTCTACGCGCTTGATGAGCAGGTGCGCCGCTGGGAGGTCAAGGGCAAGGTCACGAAGTACGAGTTCTGGGAATACATCCGCGCAATCAAGAACAAGGACGGCATTGTACGCGGACTTGTCGCACAGAATATGAACTCGAACGAGATCAAGGCGTTCCCCGCGGATGTCGTCATCCTCGCTACGGGCGGCCCTGGACAGGTCTTTGGTCGCTGCACGGCGTCCACGATCTGCAACGGCTCGGCTGTTTCGTCTGCATACCAGCAGGGCGCGCACATCGGCAATCCGGAGTTCATCCAGATTCATCCGACGGCAATCCCGGGTTCCGATAAGAACCGCCTCATGTCGGAGGCGTGCCGCGGTGAAGGCGGGCGCGTCTGGACGTACAAGGACGGCAAGCCTTGGTACTTCCTCGAGGAGATGTACCCTGCATACGGCAACCTCGTTCCGCGTGACGTTGCCTCCCGCGCGATCTTCAAGGTATGCGTGCACATGGGGCTCGGCGTCAACAACGACCGCCGCGTCTACCTCGACCTCTCGCATATCTCTGCGGACTATCTCGAGCACAAGCTCGGCGGCATTCTCGAGATGTACTCCGAGTTCGTCGGTCAGGATCCGCGCAAGGTGCCGATGGAGATCTTCCCGTCCGTCCACTATTCGATGGGCGGCATCTGGGTCGACCGCATGCACCACACGAACATCCCCGGCCTCATGGCGGCGGGCGAGTGCGATCATCAGTACCACGGCGCGAACCGCCTTGGCGCGAACTCTCTCCTCTCGGCAAGTTACTCCGGCTATGTCGCAGGGCCTGAGTCGCTCCGCTGGGCGCGCAGCGGCGAGCTTGGCGCGGCACTCACCGAGGAAGAGCTCGAGGCAGCGCGTAAGGAATGTGTTGCAGAGTTCGACAAGATCCGCAATATGACGGGCTCTGAGAACGCGCACAAGCTCCATCAGGAGATGGGCGAGATCATGTACGACTACGTCTCCATCGAGCGCGACAACAAGGGTCTCGATATCTGCCTTGAAAAGCTCAAGGGGATCCTGAAGCGCTGGGATGACATCGGCGTCACCGACCATGGCACATGGGCAAATCAGGAAGCCATGTTCGTGCGTCAGCTGCGCAACATGATCCTCTATGCGATGGCTGTTACGAAGGCGGCGCGCTGCCGCGATGAGAGCCGCGGCGCACATGCGAAGATCCTGCTCGACGACAAGGGCGAGCGCATGACGGACGCGGACGGTGAGCTCATGTTCTACGGCCGTGACGATGAGCGCTTCATGAAGACCTCCATCGTGGACTACGATCCGAAGACCGAGGAGCCGGTTGTCAGCTACATGGAATTCGAGCATTCACTCATCAAGGCGCGTGCGCGTAACTACGCCGTTGCCAAGAAGGAGTAA
- a CDS encoding Fe-S-containing hydro-lyase, protein MAESIRITTPFTEEMSRKLKAGDSVLITGTIISARDAAHKAMTEALAKGEPLPVDWHDQIVYYLGPTPAKPGDPIGSAGPTTSGRMDAYTPTMLEQGIKGMVGKGSRSTAVVESMKKNGVTYFAAVGGAAALIAKSVKKYEVVGYPELGPEAVAKLTVEDFPCIVVIDSEGNNFYEMGQKPYRKL, encoded by the coding sequence ATGGCGGAAAGTATCCGTATTACGACTCCGTTTACGGAGGAGATGTCGCGTAAGCTCAAGGCGGGCGACAGCGTTCTCATCACGGGCACGATCATCAGCGCGCGCGATGCGGCACATAAGGCAATGACGGAGGCTCTTGCAAAGGGCGAGCCGCTGCCCGTCGACTGGCACGATCAGATTGTCTACTACCTCGGACCGACGCCGGCGAAGCCGGGGGATCCGATCGGCTCGGCCGGCCCCACGACCTCCGGCCGCATGGATGCCTACACGCCGACGATGCTTGAGCAGGGCATCAAGGGCATGGTGGGCAAGGGCTCGCGCTCGACTGCGGTCGTGGAGTCAATGAAGAAGAACGGCGTCACCTACTTCGCTGCTGTCGGCGGCGCTGCGGCGCTCATTGCGAAATCCGTGAAGAAGTATGAAGTGGTGGGCTACCCCGAGCTTGGTCCCGAGGCGGTTGCAAAGCTGACGGTGGAGGATTTCCCCTGCATCGTCGTGATTGACTCCGAGGGAAACAATTTCTATGAGATGGGGCAGAAGCCCTATCGCAAACTCTAA
- a CDS encoding succinate dehydrogenase cytochrome B subunit, b558 family, whose product MFHTTFYMRRLHSLVGLVIIGVFLFEHVFTNSTVLNGAKAFNDALAMMDLIPRPVFYGLEIFAIAVPILFHAIYGIYIAAQAKNNPSNYGYVRNWQFAVQRYTAWLLIPFLIWHVGYMRVWEKGVMGTHINYDLLYTYFVSGDYAILHTVLYTLGMLAAIFHFCNGISTFCMTWGIAKGPRAQSVINALSMGLCTLMSLVTLAFMGSYFM is encoded by the coding sequence ATGTTCCACACAACCTTTTACATGCGGCGGCTGCATTCATTGGTCGGACTCGTCATTATCGGCGTGTTCCTCTTCGAGCACGTCTTTACGAACTCGACCGTACTCAACGGTGCGAAGGCGTTCAATGATGCGCTGGCCATGATGGATCTCATTCCGCGTCCCGTATTCTACGGACTTGAGATCTTTGCTATCGCCGTGCCGATTCTCTTCCATGCGATCTATGGCATCTATATTGCGGCGCAGGCGAAGAACAACCCCAGCAATTATGGCTACGTCCGCAACTGGCAGTTTGCCGTTCAGCGCTATACGGCATGGCTGCTCATCCCGTTCCTCATCTGGCACGTTGGCTATATGCGTGTCTGGGAGAAGGGCGTCATGGGAACACATATCAACTATGACCTGCTCTACACCTACTTTGTGTCCGGCGATTATGCAATCCTCCATACGGTGCTCTATACACTCGGTATGCTCGCAGCGATCTTCCATTTCTGCAACGGCATCTCGACGTTCTGCATGACGTGGGGCATCGCAAAGGGCCCGCGCGCACAGTCCGTGATCAACGCGCTGTCGATGGGTCTCTGCACGCTGATGAGTCTTGTTACGCTCGCCTTCATGGGCAGCTATTTCATGTAA
- a CDS encoding methyl-accepting chemotaxis protein, whose product MTASHTPSQKEHVGEGVKQVNQAGEQFDRIAGVVSELTEKMDAILKSTEGIKADSERMVSSVKAVQKISNAVHSEAENVSAVSEQQAASMQEIAASSQTLAQLAQDLQRIVGGFKL is encoded by the coding sequence TTGACGGCATCACACACGCCATCGCAGAAGGAGCACGTCGGCGAAGGCGTCAAGCAGGTCAATCAGGCGGGCGAGCAGTTTGACCGCATCGCGGGCGTTGTGAGCGAGCTCACCGAGAAGATGGATGCCATCCTGAAGAGTACCGAGGGCATTAAGGCGGACAGTGAGCGCATGGTCAGCTCGGTCAAAGCAGTCCAGAAGATCTCGAACGCCGTCCACAGCGAGGCAGAAAACGTCTCTGCTGTCTCCGAGCAGCAGGCGGCATCCATGCAGGAGATCGCCGCATCCAGTCAGACACTCGCGCAGCTTGCGCAGGATCTGCAGAGAATTGTCGGAGGCTTCAAGCTCTAA
- the rph gene encoding ribonuclease PH yields MPRRDLRRADQLRPVRIERGYQRYPAGSALIETGHTRVVCAATVEERVPFFLKGSGTGWVTAEYSMLPGAGTERTAREAMRGHQTGRTQEIQRLIGRALRAVVDMKALGERTIHIDCDVLQADGGTRTASITGAFVALVEACATFYTKRGIFPVRDYVAAVSIGVNAENTPLLDICYEEDSTAMVDMNLVMTGAGSFVEVQGTGEGRAFTRAEMNALLDLGERGIRTLIEYQKEALGATLSWLPGREG; encoded by the coding sequence ATGCCAAGAAGAGATCTGAGGCGTGCCGATCAGCTGCGCCCTGTGCGGATTGAGCGCGGCTATCAGCGTTACCCCGCAGGCTCTGCGCTCATCGAGACGGGACACACACGCGTTGTGTGCGCCGCGACCGTGGAGGAGCGTGTGCCGTTTTTTCTGAAAGGCTCAGGGACGGGATGGGTGACAGCAGAGTATTCCATGCTGCCGGGAGCAGGGACGGAGCGCACGGCACGTGAGGCGATGCGCGGGCATCAGACAGGACGCACGCAGGAGATTCAGCGACTCATCGGACGTGCTCTGCGCGCCGTTGTTGATATGAAGGCACTCGGGGAGCGCACGATTCACATTGACTGCGACGTATTGCAGGCGGATGGAGGGACGCGCACCGCATCGATTACGGGGGCGTTCGTCGCGCTCGTGGAGGCGTGTGCGACCTTCTACACGAAGCGGGGGATCTTTCCCGTGCGCGACTATGTAGCGGCGGTCAGCATCGGTGTCAATGCGGAGAACACGCCGCTGCTCGACATCTGCTATGAGGAGGATTCGACCGCGATGGTCGACATGAACCTTGTCATGACGGGCGCGGGTTCGTTTGTCGAAGTGCAGGGAACGGGAGAGGGGCGCGCATTCACCCGTGCAGAGATGAATGCCCTCCTTGATCTCGGCGAACGCGGCATACGCACGTTGATTGAGTATCAGAAAGAAGCACTCGGCGCGACGCTCTCATGGCTGCCGGGACGGGAGGGATAA
- the sdhB gene encoding succinate dehydrogenase iron-sulfur subunit, with protein sequence MAEQKKVRFIIERQDGPNENPYTQEFEVDYRPGLNVVASLMEIQKNPVTVDGKRVPPPVWECNCLEKVCGACMMVINGRAQQACCALIDNLTQPIRVQPARTFPVIRDLLIDRSVMFESLKRIHGWVEVDGTWDNKDAPIQNPYTAETCYELSHCMTCGCCLEACPNVGPQSDFIGPAPTAQTLLFNLHPLGKFDAPKRLNALMEKGGITSCGNSQNCERVCPKSIKLTQHLAQLNREVNKQALRNMFNH encoded by the coding sequence ATGGCAGAACAGAAAAAAGTTCGTTTTATCATCGAGCGTCAGGATGGACCGAACGAGAACCCCTATACGCAGGAGTTCGAAGTCGACTATCGTCCCGGTCTCAACGTCGTTGCGTCCCTCATGGAGATTCAGAAGAACCCCGTGACGGTGGATGGCAAGCGCGTTCCGCCTCCGGTCTGGGAGTGCAACTGCCTCGAGAAGGTCTGCGGCGCGTGCATGATGGTCATCAACGGCCGTGCACAGCAGGCGTGCTGCGCCCTGATCGACAACCTCACGCAGCCGATTCGCGTACAGCCGGCGCGCACGTTCCCCGTCATCCGTGACCTTCTCATCGACCGCTCGGTCATGTTCGAGAGCCTCAAGCGCATCCATGGCTGGGTCGAGGTCGACGGCACATGGGACAACAAGGATGCTCCGATTCAGAACCCGTACACGGCAGAGACCTGCTACGAGCTGTCGCACTGCATGACCTGCGGCTGCTGCCTCGAGGCATGCCCGAACGTCGGTCCGCAGTCAGACTTCATCGGACCTGCACCGACGGCACAGACACTTCTCTTCAACCTCCATCCGCTCGGAAAGTTCGATGCGCCGAAGCGCCTCAATGCGCTGATGGAGAAGGGCGGCATCACGAGCTGCGGCAACAGCCAGAACTGCGAGCGCGTCTGCCCGAAGAGTATCAAGCTTACGCAGCATCTTGCACAGCTGAACCGTGAGGTCAACAAGCAGGCACTGCGCAATATGTTCAATCACTAA
- a CDS encoding YfcE family phosphodiesterase, with translation MRIGIVSDSHGDVRVFNDMLAVHGAAEAELWLHAGDFAPDADDLELLSGRRVVRVLGNCDLFVDGVYDETVVEVAGHRIFLTHGHLFNVRFDTELLAEAARTAGADIAVYGHTHVALVEHGDVTVLNPGSIARPRDEQRGSFMLVDLNAGESPHVNLIRI, from the coding sequence GTGAGAATCGGAATCGTCAGTGACAGTCACGGAGATGTCCGTGTGTTCAATGATATGCTTGCCGTACATGGCGCGGCGGAGGCGGAACTGTGGCTGCACGCGGGGGATTTTGCACCCGATGCGGATGATTTGGAGCTCCTTTCGGGCAGACGTGTTGTGCGTGTGCTTGGCAACTGTGACCTTTTCGTGGATGGTGTCTATGATGAAACGGTGGTTGAGGTGGCGGGACACCGCATCTTCCTAACGCACGGACATCTCTTTAACGTACGCTTTGACACAGAGCTGCTCGCCGAGGCGGCGCGTACGGCGGGCGCGGATATTGCAGTCTATGGACATACGCATGTTGCACTTGTGGAGCATGGGGACGTGACCGTGCTCAACCCCGGCAGCATTGCACGACCGCGTGATGAGCAACGCGGATCGTTCATGCTTGTGGATCTGAACGCAGGAGAGAGTCCCCATGTGAATCTCATTCGCATTTAA